A region of Leclercia adecarboxylata DNA encodes the following proteins:
- a CDS encoding MurR/RpiR family transcriptional regulator, translating to MKSLPPMSVVLKMNMLEKIQFQLEHLSKSERKVAEVILAAPAQAIHSSIAALAQESGVSEPTVNRFCRSMETRGFPDFKLHLAQSLANGTPYVNRNVDEDDSVEAYTGKIFESAMATLDQVRQSLDMTSVNRAVDLLTQAKKIAFFGLGSSAAVAHDAMNKFFRFNVPVIYSDDIVLQRMSCMNCNEDDVVVLISHTGRTKSLVELAQLARENDAMVIALTTTGTPLAREATLAITLDVPEDTDIYMPMVSRLAQLTVIDVLATGFTLRRGAKFRDNLKRVKEALKESRFDKELFIKGDVP from the coding sequence ATGAAATCGCTTCCACCGATGAGCGTCGTGTTAAAAATGAACATGCTGGAAAAAATCCAGTTTCAACTGGAACACCTTAGCAAATCCGAGCGAAAAGTGGCTGAAGTAATTCTCGCCGCCCCCGCTCAGGCCATTCATTCCAGCATTGCCGCCCTGGCGCAGGAGTCCGGGGTTAGCGAACCGACCGTCAACCGGTTCTGCCGCAGCATGGAGACACGTGGATTCCCTGATTTTAAACTGCATCTGGCGCAAAGTCTGGCGAACGGTACGCCTTATGTGAACCGTAACGTTGATGAAGACGACAGCGTGGAGGCATATACCGGCAAGATTTTCGAATCGGCCATGGCGACGCTGGATCAGGTGCGCCAGTCGCTGGATATGACCTCGGTTAACCGCGCTGTGGATCTGCTGACCCAGGCAAAGAAAATTGCCTTCTTTGGCCTCGGGTCATCCGCCGCGGTCGCCCACGATGCGATGAACAAATTTTTTCGTTTTAACGTCCCGGTTATCTATTCTGACGACATCGTGCTGCAACGCATGAGCTGTATGAATTGTAACGAAGATGACGTAGTGGTTCTGATATCGCATACTGGCCGCACCAAAAGTCTGGTTGAACTGGCGCAGCTGGCGCGTGAAAACGATGCCATGGTGATCGCGCTCACCACCACCGGTACACCGCTGGCGCGTGAAGCGACCCTGGCGATCACCCTCGACGTGCCCGAAGACACCGATATCTATATGCCGATGGTGTCGCGTCTGGCGCAGCTTACCGTCATCGATGTGCTCGCCACCGGCTTTACCCTGCGCCGCGGGGCGAAATTCAGAGATAACTTGAAGCGCGTCAAGGAAGCGCTTAAGGAATCGCGTTTTGATAAAGAATTGTTCATTAAGGGCGATGTTCCCTGA
- the pyk gene encoding pyruvate kinase — protein sequence MSRRLRRTKIVTTLGPATDRDNNLEKIIAAGANVVRMNFSHGTPEDHKLRADKVREIAAKLGRHVAILGDLQGPKIRVSTFKEGKVFLNIGDKFLLDANLSKGEGDKEKVGIDYKGLPADVVPGDILLLDDGRVQLKVLEVNGMKVFTEVTVGGPLSNNKGINKLGGGLSAEALTEKDKADIITAAEIGVDYLAVSFPRCGEDLNYARRLARDAGCDAKIVAKVERAEAVCSQDAMDDIILASDVVMVARGDLGVEIGDPELVGIQKALIRRARQLNRSVITATQMMESMITNPMPTRAEVMDVANAVLDGTDAVMLSAETAAGQYPAETVAAMARVCLGAEKIPSINVSKHRLDIQFDNVEEAIAMSAMYAANHLKGVTAIITMTESGRTALMTSRISSGLPIFAMSRHERTLNLTALYRGVTPVFFDSNSDGVAAANDAVNLLRDKGYLVSGDIVIVTQGDVMSTIGSTNTTRVMTVE from the coding sequence ATGTCCAGAAGGCTTCGCAGAACCAAGATCGTTACTACCTTAGGCCCGGCAACTGACCGCGATAATAACCTCGAGAAAATCATCGCCGCAGGCGCCAACGTAGTGCGTATGAACTTCTCTCACGGTACGCCGGAAGATCATAAATTACGTGCAGACAAGGTCCGTGAGATCGCGGCAAAACTGGGACGTCATGTTGCTATCCTCGGTGATCTGCAGGGTCCAAAGATTCGTGTTTCCACCTTTAAAGAGGGCAAAGTTTTCCTCAACATCGGTGATAAGTTCCTGCTCGACGCCAACCTGAGCAAAGGCGAAGGCGATAAAGAGAAAGTCGGGATCGACTATAAAGGACTGCCTGCTGACGTGGTGCCGGGCGATATCCTGCTGCTCGACGACGGCCGCGTTCAGTTGAAAGTGCTGGAAGTGAATGGCATGAAGGTCTTCACCGAAGTGACCGTTGGCGGCCCGCTCTCTAACAATAAAGGCATTAACAAGCTGGGCGGCGGCCTCTCTGCCGAAGCCCTGACCGAAAAAGACAAAGCTGACATCATCACCGCCGCTGAAATCGGCGTGGATTACCTGGCCGTCTCCTTCCCGCGCTGCGGCGAAGATCTGAACTATGCCCGCCGCCTGGCGCGCGATGCAGGCTGCGATGCCAAAATCGTGGCAAAAGTAGAGCGTGCTGAAGCGGTCTGTAGTCAGGATGCGATGGATGACATCATCCTGGCCTCCGACGTGGTGATGGTAGCCCGTGGTGACCTGGGCGTTGAAATTGGCGACCCGGAACTGGTCGGGATCCAGAAGGCGCTGATCCGCCGCGCGCGTCAGCTTAACCGCTCTGTGATCACCGCGACCCAGATGATGGAGTCGATGATCACTAACCCAATGCCGACCCGTGCGGAAGTTATGGACGTGGCGAACGCCGTGCTCGACGGCACCGATGCCGTGATGCTGTCAGCCGAAACCGCTGCAGGTCAGTATCCGGCAGAGACCGTGGCCGCGATGGCGCGTGTCTGCCTGGGTGCAGAGAAGATCCCAAGCATCAACGTCTCCAAGCACCGTCTGGACATTCAGTTCGACAACGTGGAAGAAGCGATTGCAATGTCCGCCATGTATGCGGCAAACCACCTGAAGGGCGTTACCGCCATCATCACCATGACCGAATCCGGCCGCACCGCGCTAATGACCTCCCGTATCAGCTCCGGCCTGCCGATCTTCGCTATGTCCCGTCATGAGCGCACCCTGAACCTGACCGCCCTGTACCGTGGCGTGACGCCGGTGTTCTTCGACAGCAACAGCGACGGCGTGGCTGCGGCCAACGACGCCGTGAACCTGCTGCGCGATAAAGGCTATCTGGTCTCCGGGGATATCGTTATCGTGACTCAGGGCGATGTGATGAGCACCATCGGTTCGACCAACACCACCCGCGTGATGACCGTCGAGTAA
- the lpxM gene encoding lauroyl-Kdo(2)-lipid IV(A) myristoyltransferase (LpxM is lauroyl-Kdo(2)-lipid IV(A) myristoyltransferase, an enzyme characterized in Escherichia coli and involved in biosynthesis of the form of lipid A found in that species and some closely related species.) has product METQKNNSEYIPEFEKSFRHPRFWGAWLGVYAFAGIAMLPASVRDPLLGKVGRLTGRLGKSARRRAQINLFYCFPEKSEAEREAIIDEMFTTAPQAMAMMGELAIRGPEKVASRVDWKGLEIIEEMRRNDEKVIFLVPHGWGVDIPAMLMASQGQKMAAMFHNQGNKVFDYVWNTVRRRFGGRLHARNDGIKPFIKSVRQGYWGYYLPDQDHGPEHSEFVDFFATYKATLPAIGRLMKVCQARVIPLFPIYDGKTHRLTIEVRPPMDDLLTADDNTIARRMNEEVEILVGPHAEQYTWILKLLKTRKPGEKEPYKRKELYPKK; this is encoded by the coding sequence ATGGAAACCCAAAAAAACAACAGTGAATACATTCCGGAATTTGAGAAATCCTTTCGTCACCCGCGCTTCTGGGGCGCCTGGCTGGGTGTCTATGCCTTTGCGGGTATTGCGATGCTCCCGGCGTCCGTGCGCGATCCTCTCCTCGGTAAAGTAGGGCGCCTGACGGGCAGGCTGGGTAAAAGCGCCCGCCGTCGCGCGCAGATCAACCTCTTCTACTGCTTCCCGGAGAAGAGCGAAGCGGAGCGTGAAGCGATCATCGATGAGATGTTCACCACCGCGCCGCAGGCGATGGCGATGATGGGCGAGCTGGCTATTCGCGGGCCAGAAAAAGTGGCCAGCCGTGTCGACTGGAAAGGGCTGGAGATCATTGAGGAGATGCGTCGCAACGACGAAAAGGTGATTTTCCTGGTGCCGCACGGCTGGGGCGTGGATATCCCGGCGATGCTGATGGCCTCCCAGGGGCAGAAAATGGCGGCGATGTTTCACAATCAGGGGAACAAGGTCTTCGATTACGTATGGAACACGGTGCGCCGTCGCTTTGGCGGCCGCCTGCATGCCCGTAACGACGGCATCAAACCCTTTATTAAGTCTGTTCGCCAGGGCTACTGGGGCTATTATCTGCCGGACCAGGATCACGGGCCTGAACACAGCGAGTTTGTTGATTTCTTTGCTACCTATAAGGCGACCCTGCCCGCCATTGGCCGGTTAATGAAAGTATGCCAGGCGCGGGTGATCCCGTTATTCCCGATTTACGATGGCAAAACCCATCGCCTGACGATTGAAGTGCGCCCGCCGATGGATGACCTGCTCACCGCTGACGACAATACGATTGCGCGCCGGATGAACGAAGAGGTGGAGATTCTGGTGGGGCCGCATGCGGAGCAGTACACCTGGATCCTGAAGCTGTTGAAGACGCGTAAGCCCGGCGAGAAAGAGCCGTACAAGCGCAAAGAGCTGTATCCGAAGAAATAA
- the mepM gene encoding murein DD-endopeptidase MepM, protein MQQIARSVALAFNNLPRPHRVMLGSLTVLTLAVAVWRPFVYHPNSAPVIRTIELEKNEIRSLLPEASEPIDQAPQEEEAIPQDELDEKTEAEVGVHEYVVSTGDTLSSVLNQYGIDMGEISRLAASDKDLRNLKIGQQLSWTLTDSGDLQRLTWEVSRRETRTYDRVENGFKMSSEMQQGDWVNSAIKGTLGNGSFVASARDAGLTSGEISSVIKAMQWQMDFRKLKKGDSYSVLMSREMLDGKREQSQLLGVRLRSDGKDYYAIRAEDGKFYDRNGTGLAKGFLRFPTSKQFRVSSNFNPRRLNPVTGRVAPHRGVDFAMPQGTPVLAVGDGEVVMAKRSGAAGYYVAVRHGRTYTTRYMHLRKLLVKPGQKVKRGDRIALSGNTGRSTGPHLHYEVWINQQAVNPLTAKLPRTEGLTGKDRSDYLAQVKEVIPQLMLD, encoded by the coding sequence GTGCAACAGATAGCCCGCTCTGTCGCCCTGGCATTTAACAATCTGCCCCGGCCCCACCGCGTCATGCTGGGGTCGCTTACAGTTCTCACCTTAGCGGTCGCCGTCTGGCGACCCTTTGTCTATCATCCTAATTCCGCACCGGTTATCAGGACCATCGAGCTGGAAAAGAACGAAATCCGCTCGCTGCTGCCGGAAGCCAGTGAACCTATCGATCAGGCGCCACAGGAAGAAGAAGCCATCCCTCAGGATGAGCTGGATGAAAAAACCGAAGCCGAAGTCGGCGTGCACGAATATGTCGTGTCAACGGGCGATACCTTAAGCAGCGTGCTGAATCAGTACGGTATCGATATGGGTGAAATCAGCCGTCTTGCTGCCTCTGATAAAGATCTGCGAAACCTGAAAATTGGCCAGCAGCTCTCCTGGACCCTCACCGACAGCGGTGATTTACAGCGCCTGACCTGGGAAGTATCCCGTCGTGAAACCCGTACCTACGATCGCGTTGAAAACGGTTTCAAGATGAGCAGCGAAATGCAGCAGGGCGACTGGGTTAACAGCGCCATCAAAGGCACCTTAGGCAACGGCAGCTTTGTTGCCAGCGCCCGTGACGCAGGGCTCACCAGCGGTGAAATCAGTTCCGTGATCAAAGCCATGCAGTGGCAGATGGACTTCCGTAAGCTGAAAAAAGGCGATTCATACTCGGTGCTGATGTCCCGCGAAATGCTGGACGGCAAGCGCGAGCAGAGCCAGCTGCTGGGGGTTCGTTTACGCTCGGACGGTAAAGATTATTACGCCATCCGCGCCGAAGACGGTAAATTCTACGATCGTAACGGTACCGGTCTGGCGAAAGGCTTCTTACGCTTCCCGACCTCAAAACAGTTCCGTGTCTCTTCGAACTTTAACCCGCGTCGTCTGAATCCGGTCACCGGTCGCGTTGCGCCGCACCGTGGCGTGGACTTCGCCATGCCGCAGGGCACGCCGGTTCTGGCAGTCGGTGACGGCGAAGTGGTAATGGCAAAACGCAGCGGCGCGGCAGGCTATTATGTCGCCGTCCGTCACGGGCGCACCTATACCACCCGCTATATGCACCTGCGTAAGCTGCTGGTGAAGCCGGGCCAGAAGGTTAAACGTGGCGACCGTATTGCGCTCTCCGGTAATACCGGCCGTTCAACCGGTCCGCACCTGCATTATGAAGTATGGATCAACCAGCAGGCGGTCAACCCGTTAACGGCCAAGCTGCCGCGTACGGAAGGGCTGACCGGCAAAGACCGCAGCGATTATCTGGCGCAGGTCAAAGAGGTTATTCCGCAGCTGATGCTGGATTAA